A stretch of Paucidesulfovibrio gracilis DSM 16080 DNA encodes these proteins:
- a CDS encoding (Fe-S)-binding protein, giving the protein METVTETARHAVPLLPGGTTFLDRVQEALPEGANLSMCLTCGLCSSGCPASGLHDMDPRKFLRLCAWGQEEEVTSTPWVWMCTMCFRCKVVCPMDVNIPMLVYEARASWARDAKPKGIIGSCDQGLRTMGASAVGISSEDFRFVVEDVLEEVHETQPGWEELRAPIDRKGATFCVNQNSREPVQEPEEMVPLWKILHLAGVDWTYGSHGWGAENYCMFAAEDEHWRAVLQKQVDGVRELDCTSWVNIECGHSFYSIWAGLQRFGINPGVDFDHIVRWYARWIRSGRLAPSSDWNRDLGVKFTVQDPCMAVRKSQGTAFADDLRYVVRRCVGDDNFVDMVPNGVNNYCCGGGGGFLQSGYKDARRKYGEFKARQILGTGADYVITPCHNCHAQIEDLSAERNHAWNTVHLWTILCLSLGVLAASERTYLGPDLAEVALPGSNGGES; this is encoded by the coding sequence ATGGAAACCGTGACGGAAACCGCGCGGCATGCCGTGCCGCTGCTGCCCGGCGGGACAACGTTTTTGGACCGCGTCCAGGAGGCGTTGCCCGAGGGAGCGAATCTGTCCATGTGTCTGACCTGCGGGCTGTGCTCCTCGGGCTGTCCGGCGTCCGGGCTGCATGACATGGACCCGCGCAAATTCCTACGGCTGTGCGCCTGGGGGCAGGAGGAGGAAGTCACCTCCACGCCCTGGGTCTGGATGTGTACCATGTGTTTTCGCTGCAAGGTCGTTTGTCCGATGGATGTGAATATCCCTATGCTTGTGTACGAGGCCAGGGCTTCCTGGGCCAGGGATGCCAAGCCAAAGGGAATCATTGGATCCTGCGACCAGGGATTGCGGACCATGGGTGCCAGCGCCGTGGGCATTTCCAGTGAGGACTTCCGATTTGTGGTGGAGGATGTCCTGGAGGAAGTGCATGAAACGCAGCCCGGCTGGGAGGAGTTGCGTGCTCCCATCGACAGGAAGGGAGCGACCTTCTGCGTGAACCAGAATTCGCGGGAACCCGTGCAGGAACCTGAGGAGATGGTGCCGCTTTGGAAGATACTGCATCTTGCCGGGGTGGACTGGACGTATGGAAGCCATGGTTGGGGAGCCGAAAATTACTGCATGTTTGCCGCCGAGGACGAGCATTGGCGCGCCGTGCTCCAAAAGCAGGTGGACGGCGTCCGCGAGTTGGATTGCACCTCCTGGGTAAACATCGAATGCGGCCATTCGTTTTATTCCATTTGGGCCGGGCTGCAACGCTTCGGCATCAATCCCGGCGTGGATTTCGATCACATCGTGCGTTGGTACGCCCGTTGGATTCGTTCCGGGCGGCTTGCTCCCTCAAGTGATTGGAATCGTGATCTCGGGGTGAAGTTTACGGTGCAGGATCCCTGCATGGCGGTTCGTAAATCCCAGGGGACGGCCTTTGCCGACGACTTGCGCTACGTAGTGCGCCGGTGCGTGGGAGACGACAACTTTGTGGATATGGTCCCCAACGGGGTGAACAATTATTGCTGTGGCGGAGGAGGTGGGTTCCTGCAATCCGGGTACAAAGATGCCCGCCGGAAATATGGCGAGTTCAAGGCCCGCCAGATACTGGGAACCGGAGCCGACTACGTGATTACGCCCTGCCATAATTGCCATGCCCAGATTGAGGATTTGTCCGCCGAACGGAACCATGCCTGGAACACCGTGCATCTGTGGACCATTCTTTGCCTCAGTCTCGGGGTGCTGGCGGCGTCGGAACGAACCTATCTCGGACCGGATTTGGCAGAGGTCGCTCTGCCGGGAAGCAACGGAGGAGAATCATGA